The proteins below are encoded in one region of Rhinolophus sinicus isolate RSC01 linkage group LG07, ASM3656204v1, whole genome shotgun sequence:
- the TRIM8 gene encoding E3 ubiquitin-protein ligase TRIM8 isoform X2, with protein MAENWKNCFEEELICPICLHVFVEPVQLPCKHNFCRGCIGEAWAKDSGLVRCPECNQAYNQKPGLEKNLKLTNIVEKFNALHVEKPPTALHCVFCRRGPPLPAQKVCLRCEAPCCQSHVQTHLQQPSTARGHLLVEADDVRAWSCPQHNAYRLYHCEAEQVAVCQYCCYYSGAHQGHSVCDVEIRRNEIREKVSQLKEEVRLQYEKLHQLLDEDLRQTVEVLDKAQAKFCSENAAQALHLGERMQEAKKLLGSLQLLFDKTEDISFMKNTKSVKILMDRTQTCTGSSLSPPKIGHLNSKLFLNEVAKKEKQLRKMLEGPFSTPVPFLQSVPLYPCGVSSSGAEKRKHSTAFPEASFLETSSGPVGSQYGAAGTASGEGQSGQPLGPCSSTQHLVALPGGAQPVHSSPVFPPSQYPNGSAAQQPMLPQYGGRKILVCSVDNCYCSSVANHGGHQPYPRSGHFPWTVPSQEYSHPLPPTPSVPQSLPGLAVRDWLDASQQPGHQDFYRVYGQPSTKHYVTS; from the exons ATGGCGGAGAATTGGAAGAACTGCTTCGAGGAGGAACTCATCTGCCCCATCTGCCTACATGTCTTCGTGGAGCCGGTGCAATTGCCGTGCAAACACAACTTCTGCCGGGGATGCATCGGAGAGGCATGGGCCAAGGACAGCGGCCTGGTGCGCTGCCCGGAGTGCAATCAGGCCTACAACCAGAAGCCGGGCCTGGAGAAGAACCTGAAGCTCACCAACATCGTGGAGAAGTTCAACGCCCTGCACGTGGAGAAGCCGCCTACGGCGCTGCACTGCGTGTTCTGCCGCCGCGGCCCCCCGCTGCCGGCGCAGAAGGTTTGCCTGCGCTGCGAAGCGCCCTGCTGCCAGTCCCACGTGCAGACGCACCTGCAGCAGCCCTCCACCGCCCGCGGGCACCTCCTGGTGGAGGCGGACGACGTGCGGGCCTGGAGCTGCCCGCAGCACAACGCCTACCGCCTCTACCACTGTGAGGCCGAGCAGGTGGCCGTGTGCCAGTACTGCTGCTACTACAGCGGTGCGCATCAGGGACACTCGGTGTGCGACGTGGAGATCCGGAGGAATGAGATCCGG GAGAAGGTGAGCCAACTGAAGGAGGAAGTGCGGCTGCAGTATGAGAAGCTGCACCAGCTGCTGGATGAGGACCTGCGGCAGACGGTGGAGGTTCTGGACAAGGCCCAGGCCAAGTTCTGCAGCGAGAACGCAGCGCAGGCGCTGCACCTCGGGGAGCGCATGCAGGAGGCCAAGAAGCTGCTGGGCTCCCTGCAGCTGCTCTTCGACAAGACGGAGGACATCAGCTTCATGAAG AACACCAAGTCTGTGAAAATCCTAATGGACAG GACCCAGACCTGCACGGGCAGCAGCCTTTCTCCCCCTAAGATTGGCCACCTGAACTCCAAGCTCTTCCTGAACGAAGTAGCCAAGAAAGAGAAGCAGTTGCGGAAGATGCTAGAAG GCCCCTTCAGCACACCGGTGCCCTTCCTGCAGAGCGTCCCCCTGTACCCTTGTGGCGTGAGCAGCTCTGGGGCGGAAAAGCGCAAGCACTCAACGGCCTTCCCGGAGGCCAGTTTCCTAGAGACGTCGTCGGGCCCTGTGGGCAGCCAGTATGGGGCAGCGGGCACAGCCAGCGGCGAGGGCCAGTCAGGGCAGCCCCTGGGGCCCTGCAGCTCCACACAGCACTTGGTGGCCCTGCCGGGCGGTGCCCAACCAGTACACTCAAGTCCTGTGTTCCCCCCATCGCAGTATCCCAATGGCTCCGCCGCCCAGCAGCCCATGCTCCCCCAATATGGCGGCCGCAAGATTCTCGTCTGTTCTGTGGACAACTGTTACTGTTCTTCCGTGGCCAACCATGGAGGCCACCAGCCCTACCCCCGCTCCGGCCATTTCCCCTGGACAGTGCCCTCGCAGGAGTACTCACACCCGCTCCCACCCACACCCTCCGTCCCCCAGTCCCTTCCTGGCCTGGCGGTCAGAGACTGGCTCGATGCCTCCCAGCAGCCTGGCCACCAGGATTTCTACAGGGTGTATGGGCAGCCGTCCACCAAACACTACGTGACGAGCTAA
- the TRIM8 gene encoding E3 ubiquitin-protein ligase TRIM8 isoform X1, producing the protein MAENWKNCFEEELICPICLHVFVEPVQLPCKHNFCRGCIGEAWAKDSGLVRCPECNQAYNQKPGLEKNLKLTNIVEKFNALHVEKPPTALHCVFCRRGPPLPAQKVCLRCEAPCCQSHVQTHLQQPSTARGHLLVEADDVRAWSCPQHNAYRLYHCEAEQVAVCQYCCYYSGAHQGHSVCDVEIRRNEIRKMLMKQQDRLEEREQDIEDQLYKLESDKRLVEEKVSQLKEEVRLQYEKLHQLLDEDLRQTVEVLDKAQAKFCSENAAQALHLGERMQEAKKLLGSLQLLFDKTEDISFMKNTKSVKILMDRTQTCTGSSLSPPKIGHLNSKLFLNEVAKKEKQLRKMLEGPFSTPVPFLQSVPLYPCGVSSSGAEKRKHSTAFPEASFLETSSGPVGSQYGAAGTASGEGQSGQPLGPCSSTQHLVALPGGAQPVHSSPVFPPSQYPNGSAAQQPMLPQYGGRKILVCSVDNCYCSSVANHGGHQPYPRSGHFPWTVPSQEYSHPLPPTPSVPQSLPGLAVRDWLDASQQPGHQDFYRVYGQPSTKHYVTS; encoded by the exons ATGGCGGAGAATTGGAAGAACTGCTTCGAGGAGGAACTCATCTGCCCCATCTGCCTACATGTCTTCGTGGAGCCGGTGCAATTGCCGTGCAAACACAACTTCTGCCGGGGATGCATCGGAGAGGCATGGGCCAAGGACAGCGGCCTGGTGCGCTGCCCGGAGTGCAATCAGGCCTACAACCAGAAGCCGGGCCTGGAGAAGAACCTGAAGCTCACCAACATCGTGGAGAAGTTCAACGCCCTGCACGTGGAGAAGCCGCCTACGGCGCTGCACTGCGTGTTCTGCCGCCGCGGCCCCCCGCTGCCGGCGCAGAAGGTTTGCCTGCGCTGCGAAGCGCCCTGCTGCCAGTCCCACGTGCAGACGCACCTGCAGCAGCCCTCCACCGCCCGCGGGCACCTCCTGGTGGAGGCGGACGACGTGCGGGCCTGGAGCTGCCCGCAGCACAACGCCTACCGCCTCTACCACTGTGAGGCCGAGCAGGTGGCCGTGTGCCAGTACTGCTGCTACTACAGCGGTGCGCATCAGGGACACTCGGTGTGCGACGTGGAGATCCGGAGGAATGAGATCCGG AAGATGCTGATGAAGCAGCAGGACCGACTGGAGGAGCGAGAGCAGGACATTGAGGACCAGCTGTACAAACTCGAGTCAGACAAGCGCCTGGTGGAG GAGAAGGTGAGCCAACTGAAGGAGGAAGTGCGGCTGCAGTATGAGAAGCTGCACCAGCTGCTGGATGAGGACCTGCGGCAGACGGTGGAGGTTCTGGACAAGGCCCAGGCCAAGTTCTGCAGCGAGAACGCAGCGCAGGCGCTGCACCTCGGGGAGCGCATGCAGGAGGCCAAGAAGCTGCTGGGCTCCCTGCAGCTGCTCTTCGACAAGACGGAGGACATCAGCTTCATGAAG AACACCAAGTCTGTGAAAATCCTAATGGACAG GACCCAGACCTGCACGGGCAGCAGCCTTTCTCCCCCTAAGATTGGCCACCTGAACTCCAAGCTCTTCCTGAACGAAGTAGCCAAGAAAGAGAAGCAGTTGCGGAAGATGCTAGAAG GCCCCTTCAGCACACCGGTGCCCTTCCTGCAGAGCGTCCCCCTGTACCCTTGTGGCGTGAGCAGCTCTGGGGCGGAAAAGCGCAAGCACTCAACGGCCTTCCCGGAGGCCAGTTTCCTAGAGACGTCGTCGGGCCCTGTGGGCAGCCAGTATGGGGCAGCGGGCACAGCCAGCGGCGAGGGCCAGTCAGGGCAGCCCCTGGGGCCCTGCAGCTCCACACAGCACTTGGTGGCCCTGCCGGGCGGTGCCCAACCAGTACACTCAAGTCCTGTGTTCCCCCCATCGCAGTATCCCAATGGCTCCGCCGCCCAGCAGCCCATGCTCCCCCAATATGGCGGCCGCAAGATTCTCGTCTGTTCTGTGGACAACTGTTACTGTTCTTCCGTGGCCAACCATGGAGGCCACCAGCCCTACCCCCGCTCCGGCCATTTCCCCTGGACAGTGCCCTCGCAGGAGTACTCACACCCGCTCCCACCCACACCCTCCGTCCCCCAGTCCCTTCCTGGCCTGGCGGTCAGAGACTGGCTCGATGCCTCCCAGCAGCCTGGCCACCAGGATTTCTACAGGGTGTATGGGCAGCCGTCCACCAAACACTACGTGACGAGCTAA